One window from the genome of Haloprofundus halobius encodes:
- a CDS encoding DUF7310 family coiled-coil domain-containing protein, which translates to MEEETARGDSYSDHETRLSRLESRLGAVERTATGTETPVADLSDAAELDVRLTAVEESVSDLDDRLSELDAAVQALRGYVGGVRAVNRDVKRRADAALAAVESLERRRAETDVIDELAANVESTTAMRESPPDDDTGEETSAESNEGLAARLRETW; encoded by the coding sequence ATGGAGGAAGAAACCGCACGCGGAGACAGCTATTCCGACCACGAAACTCGTCTCAGTCGCCTCGAATCGCGTCTCGGCGCCGTCGAACGAACCGCGACGGGGACGGAGACGCCAGTCGCCGACCTCTCCGACGCCGCCGAGCTGGACGTGCGACTCACCGCCGTCGAAGAGAGCGTCTCGGACCTCGACGACCGCCTCTCCGAGCTCGACGCCGCGGTACAGGCGCTTCGTGGGTACGTCGGCGGCGTTCGAGCGGTCAACCGCGACGTCAAGCGCCGCGCCGACGCCGCCCTCGCCGCCGTGGAGTCGCTAGAACGTCGGCGCGCGGAGACCGACGTGATCGACGAACTCGCTGCAAACGTCGAGAGCACGACCGCGATGCGCGAATCGCCGCCGGACGACGACACCGGAGAAGAGACGAGCGCGGAGTCGAACGAGGGACTCGCCGCACGGCTCCGAGAGACGTGGTGA
- a CDS encoding DUF7311 family protein: MIRLVVTVALAVVLTAASLPAVDAARDDRTATHLDGELVRVVDAARDLPETEDATSDESLAARRVVSVRIPERSLTNAHVDYVELDGSGGSTARPSLSYRLGGHEEASYRLAEPVFATPGGPLRLSASGTHRLRLSLLERGGRPVVAVGRLDPRTTSDGGGTG; encoded by the coding sequence GTGATTCGACTCGTCGTCACCGTCGCGCTCGCGGTCGTGCTCACCGCCGCGTCGCTCCCCGCCGTCGACGCGGCCCGCGACGACCGGACGGCGACTCACCTCGACGGCGAACTCGTCCGGGTCGTCGACGCCGCGCGGGACCTCCCCGAGACCGAGGACGCGACGAGCGACGAATCGCTGGCCGCGCGCCGCGTCGTCTCCGTCCGGATTCCCGAGCGGTCGCTGACGAACGCGCACGTCGACTACGTCGAACTCGACGGCAGCGGCGGTTCGACTGCCCGCCCGTCGCTCAGCTACCGACTCGGCGGCCACGAGGAGGCGAGCTATCGTCTCGCGGAACCCGTGTTCGCGACACCGGGCGGCCCGCTCCGCCTCTCGGCGTCGGGCACGCACCGACTCCGTCTCTCGTTGCTCGAACGCGGCGGTCGACCGGTGGTGGCGGTCGGGCGTCTCGACCCCCGAACGACGTCCGACGGCGGCGGCACGGGCTGA